Proteins encoded by one window of Scatophagus argus isolate fScaArg1 chromosome 8, fScaArg1.pri, whole genome shotgun sequence:
- the prok1 gene encoding LOW QUALITY PROTEIN: prokineticin-1 (The sequence of the model RefSeq protein was modified relative to this genomic sequence to represent the inferred CDS: inserted 2 bases in 1 codon) produces the protein MTDWRVEDPVSSVXESVNSCCPVLRVLRESSSSMAVMGFRVVLLSFLLLSLSWTRGAVITGACERDMQCGFGLCCAVSLWLRGLRMCVPRGVEGDECHPFSHKVPYLGKRQHHTCPCLPHLVCTRYDDNKYRCTDDFKNMDF, from the exons ATGACTGACTGGAGAGTCGAGGATCCAGTGTCAAGTGT GGAGAGTGTTAACAGCTGTTGTCCAGTGTTGAGGGTGTTGAGAGAGTCCAGTTCTTCTATGGCTGTCATGGGCTTCAGGGTGGTGCTGCTATCCTTCCTCCTGTTGTCTCTGAGCTGGACCAGAGGAGCTGTCATCACAGGG GCCTGTGAGAGAGACATGCAGTGTGGATTTGGTCTTTGCTGTGCTGTCAGTTTATGGCTGAGGGGTCTGAGGATGTGTGTCCCGAGAGGTGTGGAAGGCGATGAATGCCACCCCTTTAGCCACAAG GTGCCCTATCTAGGCAAAAGGCAACATCACACCTGTCCCTGTCTCCCCCACTTGGTGTGCACCAGGTACGATGATAACAAGTATAGATGTACTGACGACTTCAAAAACATGGACTTTTAA